The Streptomyces sp. NBC_01275 genome has a segment encoding these proteins:
- a CDS encoding glycoside hydrolase family 3 N-terminal domain-containing protein translates to MNQRISEVTHSAPGPADPVLPTTLDEAAHRCLVAGFDGTTTVPDPLKRLVDRGLGGVILFTRNVRDADQVRELTGTLRALRPDLLIAIDNEGGGIGHLVAAGAPEAPGSWALGVADDPALTAACADALAGHLLSLGITVSYAPVADVQSRPENPIVRTRAFGADPDLVSRHLRAWIAATEARGVASCAKHFPGHGGTVTDSHHELAVDPRPYDRLDLAPFRAAVDAGVPMLMSAHVVFPALDPDRPATLSPGILSELLRGELGFDGVLVSDALEMKAIADRYGEAAGARLALAAGADQVIVAVPDLEVTLACRDAVLHALRAGELAPRRVTEAAERVRRLALRYATPYRPGVVAAWDARAGLTAARRAVRSGGPLPASAPGAHVVDCFPPPHPALNWGGEDLLTELRALDPTVTGTTVAGEPGDVGAVVGEVLRAAVGRPLVVAVCDAELHPWQGRLRDALLAARPDALPVSTGLPEPGGAVCAYGRGRVNLRAVAEALTGRTF, encoded by the coding sequence ATGAACCAGAGGATCTCGGAGGTGACGCACTCCGCCCCCGGGCCTGCCGACCCGGTCCTCCCCACCACGCTCGACGAGGCGGCCCACCGCTGTCTCGTCGCGGGCTTCGACGGGACGACGACCGTCCCCGACCCCCTGAAGCGGCTCGTCGACCGCGGGCTGGGCGGGGTCATCCTGTTCACCCGCAACGTCCGCGACGCCGACCAGGTCCGCGAACTCACCGGCACGCTGCGGGCGTTGCGCCCGGACCTGCTGATCGCCATCGACAACGAGGGCGGCGGCATCGGCCATCTGGTCGCCGCGGGCGCCCCCGAGGCGCCCGGCTCCTGGGCGCTCGGCGTCGCCGACGACCCCGCGCTCACCGCCGCGTGCGCCGACGCCCTGGCCGGACATCTGCTCTCGCTGGGCATCACCGTCTCCTACGCTCCCGTCGCCGACGTCCAGAGCCGGCCCGAGAACCCGATCGTGCGCACCCGCGCCTTCGGCGCCGACCCCGATTTGGTCTCCCGGCACCTGCGCGCCTGGATCGCGGCCACCGAGGCACGCGGTGTGGCCTCCTGCGCCAAGCACTTCCCCGGCCACGGGGGCACCGTGACCGACAGCCACCACGAACTCGCGGTCGACCCGCGGCCGTACGACCGGCTCGACCTCGCCCCCTTCCGGGCGGCCGTCGACGCGGGCGTGCCCATGCTGATGAGCGCCCATGTCGTCTTCCCGGCCCTCGACCCGGACCGGCCCGCCACCCTCAGTCCGGGCATCCTCTCGGAGCTGCTGCGGGGCGAGCTCGGCTTCGACGGCGTTCTGGTGAGCGACGCGCTGGAGATGAAGGCCATCGCCGACCGCTACGGCGAGGCGGCCGGCGCCCGTCTCGCGCTCGCCGCCGGAGCGGACCAGGTCATCGTCGCCGTGCCGGATCTGGAGGTCACCCTCGCCTGCCGGGACGCCGTGCTTCACGCCCTGCGGGCGGGCGAACTGGCTCCGCGGCGCGTGACCGAGGCAGCGGAGCGGGTACGGCGGCTCGCGCTGCGGTACGCGACGCCGTACCGGCCGGGTGTCGTCGCCGCGTGGGACGCGCGGGCCGGGCTGACGGCGGCGCGCCGGGCCGTACGGAGCGGGGGGCCGTTGCCGGCGTCGGCGCCGGGCGCCCATGTCGTCGACTGCTTCCCGCCCCCGCACCCCGCCCTCAACTGGGGCGGCGAGGACCTCCTGACGGAGCTGCGCGCCCTCGACCCGACGGTCACGGGGACGACGGTCGCCGGGGAGCCGGGGGATGTCGGGGCCGTTGTGGGGGAGGTGTTGCGGGCTGCGGTGGGGCGGCCGTTGGTCGTCGCCGTGTGCGATGCCGAACTGCATCCCTGGCAGGGGCGCCTGCGCGACGCGCTCCTCGCCGCACGACCGGACGCGCTGCCGGTCTCCACCGGGTTGCCGGAGCCGGGCGGCGCGGTGTGTGCGTACGGGAGGGGGCGGGTCAACCTGCGGGCGGTGGCGGAGGCGTTGACAGGGCGGACGTTCTGA
- a CDS encoding glycosyl hydrolase: MVVDTFAEDKVRLRPEDTIDTLPPAPALRFGVNYTPRRGWFHAWHDFDPGLAREDLAQIAGLGLDHVRVFHLWPLLQPNRTLVRASAVDQLVRLVDLAGECGLDVLVDGVQGHLSSFDFYPEWTRSWHHRNVFTDPEAIEAQALLLRTLGRALSGRPHLIGLQLGNELNNLVEHNPVSVPEVDHYLDTLLTAARDGLGAGGALVTHSAYDAAWYGDDHPFTPEASARKGDLTTVHPWVFSADCARRYGPRSPQVHHLAEYGTELAAAYATDPSRPVWVQETGAPEPHIPAADAPDFARATLRNAADCARLWGVTWWCSHDVDRSLADFPELEYTLGLFDSTGRPKPIADALSTTVAELRTAAAPPAPRTTALVLDCTPSTRSTSGPGGAFFEAWMRLRQEGARPAVVLAEHAQDTAYLKGRGITEPIEAA, from the coding sequence ATGGTGGTTGATACATTCGCCGAAGACAAGGTCCGTCTGCGTCCGGAGGACACCATCGACACGCTCCCGCCCGCGCCCGCACTCCGCTTCGGGGTCAACTACACCCCACGCCGGGGCTGGTTCCACGCCTGGCACGACTTCGACCCCGGGCTCGCGCGCGAGGACCTGGCGCAGATCGCCGGGCTGGGCCTCGACCACGTCCGCGTCTTCCACCTGTGGCCCCTGCTCCAGCCCAACCGCACCCTCGTCCGCGCCTCGGCCGTGGACCAGCTCGTCCGACTGGTGGACCTGGCGGGCGAGTGCGGCCTCGACGTCCTCGTGGACGGCGTCCAGGGCCATCTGTCGAGCTTCGACTTCTACCCGGAGTGGACGCGCAGCTGGCACCACCGCAACGTGTTCACCGACCCCGAGGCGATCGAGGCCCAGGCACTGCTGCTGCGGACCCTGGGCCGCGCCCTGTCCGGCCGCCCCCACCTCATCGGCCTCCAGCTCGGCAACGAGCTCAACAACCTGGTCGAGCACAACCCGGTGTCCGTGCCCGAGGTGGACCACTACCTGGACACCCTGCTGACCGCCGCGCGGGACGGGCTGGGCGCGGGCGGCGCACTGGTCACGCACTCGGCGTACGACGCCGCCTGGTACGGCGACGACCACCCCTTCACCCCGGAGGCCTCGGCCCGCAAGGGCGACCTGACCACCGTCCACCCCTGGGTGTTCTCCGCCGACTGCGCCCGCCGCTACGGCCCGCGCTCGCCGCAGGTGCACCACCTCGCGGAGTACGGCACGGAGCTGGCCGCGGCCTACGCCACCGACCCGTCCCGCCCGGTCTGGGTCCAGGAGACCGGGGCCCCCGAGCCGCACATCCCGGCGGCCGACGCCCCCGACTTCGCCCGCGCGACGCTGCGCAACGCGGCCGACTGCGCACGGCTGTGGGGCGTCACCTGGTGGTGCTCCCACGACGTCGACCGCTCCCTGGCCGACTTCCCGGAACTCGAGTACACCCTGGGTCTGTTCGACTCCACGGGCCGCCCCAAGCCGATCGCCGACGCCTTGTCGACGACGGTGGCCGAGCTGCGTACGGCCGCCGCCCCACCCGCTCCCCGTACGACGGCCCTGGTCCTGGACTGCACCCCGTCCACCCGCTCGACCTCCGGCCCGGGCGGCGCCTTCTTCGAGGCCTGGATGCGCCTGCGCCAGGAGGGCGCCCGCCCGGCGGTGGTCCTGGCGGAGCACGCGCAGGACACGGCGTACCTGAAGGGGAGGGGCATCACGGAGCCGATCGAGGCGGCGTGA
- a CDS encoding N-acetylglucosamine kinase, translating to MNSDLNPTSSASLASSASPAFVVGLDAGGTRTRAVLADLDDGRPRGEGTAGPGNALTVPGPELADHLAEALAHAVPEPLRGRVVAVAGGFAGAGHQGQGADEPGRVRARTALSAALARLGVTAATVGVHSDIETTFATAPGHPADGLVLVAGTGAVAARIAARTPAATSGGDGWLLGDDGSGFWMGRAAVRAALRAADGRGAPTALVLAVGRELGLPPGVLPPEGYGVTDTVRWSAALRTAYRAHLLPAVMDRPPVRLADHAPLVVRAAEDKDAVAAEILAEAARRLAGTVTALGPRPGEPLVVTGGLLAPHGPLLTPLTERLAHLALTVTPVSDGSPGAVALARLAHGADR from the coding sequence ATGAATAGTGATTTGAACCCGACCTCCTCGGCTTCCCTGGCTTCCTCGGCTTCCCCGGCCTTCGTGGTCGGCCTCGACGCCGGCGGCACCCGAACCCGTGCCGTCCTGGCGGACCTGGACGACGGACGTCCCCGGGGCGAGGGCACGGCCGGTCCGGGCAACGCGCTCACCGTGCCCGGTCCGGAGCTCGCCGACCACCTCGCCGAGGCTCTCGCGCACGCCGTGCCCGAACCGCTGCGCGGCCGGGTCGTCGCGGTGGCGGGCGGTTTCGCCGGCGCCGGACACCAGGGCCAGGGCGCCGACGAGCCCGGCCGGGTGCGGGCCCGCACGGCCCTGTCCGCAGCGCTCGCCCGGCTGGGCGTCACCGCGGCCACGGTCGGCGTGCACAGCGACATCGAGACCACGTTCGCCACCGCCCCCGGCCACCCCGCCGACGGCCTGGTCCTGGTGGCCGGCACCGGCGCGGTCGCGGCCCGGATCGCCGCCCGGACGCCGGCCGCGACCTCCGGCGGCGACGGCTGGCTCCTCGGCGACGACGGCAGCGGCTTCTGGATGGGCCGCGCTGCCGTACGCGCGGCCCTGCGGGCGGCCGACGGCCGGGGCGCGCCCACCGCACTCGTCCTCGCGGTCGGCCGGGAACTCGGACTCCCGCCGGGAGTCCTCCCCCCGGAGGGCTACGGCGTCACGGACACCGTCCGCTGGAGCGCCGCCCTGCGCACCGCCTACCGCGCGCACCTGCTGCCCGCCGTCATGGACCGGCCGCCCGTCCGGCTGGCCGACCACGCGCCGCTGGTCGTCCGCGCCGCCGAGGACAAGGACGCCGTCGCCGCGGAGATCCTGGCGGAGGCCGCCCGCAGGCTGGCCGGGACCGTGACGGCCCTGGGGCCGCGCCCGGGCGAACCCCTGGTCGTCACCGGCGGTCTGCTCGCCCCGCACGGCCCCCTGCTGACCCCCCTGACCGAACGCCTGGCCCACCTCGCGCTCACCGTCACCCCGGTGTCGGACGGCTCCCCGGGCGCCGTGGCCCTGGCCCGTCTCGCCCACGGCGCCGACCGCTGA
- a CDS encoding glycoside hydrolase family 3 N-terminal domain-containing protein, with protein sequence MPPQEHPLAPAVVPAYLDPAAPLDTRVADLLSRMTLREKVGQLNQRMYGWDAYRRTPDGDFELTEALYAETERFAGLGALYGLMRADAWSGVGHGEGPGAQDGAGLADLVQRHVLEHSRLRVPALFVEEVPHGHMALDGTVLPVNLAVGATWDPGLYERAAAHAAAELRARGGHVALVSALDIARDPRWGRTEECYGEDPHLAARLTEALVRGMQGTGEVFAADKAPVVLKHFAGQGATVGGRNSAESELGLRELHEIHLPAARAGIRAGAVAVMSAYNEVDGVPCSGNRALLTGLLRDRWGFEGLVMADGLAVDRLARLTGDPVSAGALALNAGVDLSLWDEGFTHLEEAVERGLVREETLDTAVARVLRLKFRLGLFEQPYSTGELPSAERGRDLSTALARAAVTLLHNDGGVLPVPATVSRIAVIGPQSATVVHQLGDYTAPQRPGVGSSVLDGLRRLAPPGFDVRHARGCALTGDDLSGIPEAVAEAAACDLAVLVLGGSSARTPDTEFDANGAARTVVSEMTCGEGVDLAGLRLGEAQHALLDAVTATGTPTAVVLVQGRPHAVPEAADRAAALLTAWYPGPWGGDAVAEVLLGLTDPAGRLPVSMPRSAAQLPVYYNHKDTEYGRYVDESAEPLFSFGHGLSYTTFAYGEPRVAGRTVEVDVVNTGERHGRTVVQLYIRRLRTPTWPRTLELCAFEGVALAPGQCRTVGMRLAADLGAVEIRVAASAREAQTAVPLVFDQSFTAPADTPL encoded by the coding sequence ATGCCCCCTCAGGAGCACCCGCTCGCCCCGGCCGTCGTCCCCGCGTACCTCGACCCGGCGGCCCCCCTCGACACCCGCGTCGCCGATCTCCTCTCCCGGATGACCCTGCGCGAGAAGGTCGGTCAGCTCAACCAGCGGATGTACGGCTGGGACGCCTACCGTCGCACCCCGGACGGGGACTTCGAGCTCACCGAGGCCCTGTACGCCGAGACCGAGCGCTTCGCAGGGCTCGGCGCCCTCTACGGGCTGATGCGCGCGGACGCCTGGTCCGGCGTCGGACACGGTGAAGGACCAGGCGCCCAGGACGGCGCCGGCCTCGCCGACCTGGTCCAGCGGCACGTCCTGGAGCACAGCCGGCTCCGTGTCCCCGCCCTGTTCGTCGAGGAGGTGCCGCACGGCCATATGGCCCTCGACGGCACGGTCCTCCCCGTCAACCTGGCTGTCGGCGCCACCTGGGACCCTGGCCTGTACGAGCGGGCCGCCGCCCACGCCGCCGCCGAACTGCGGGCCCGCGGCGGGCATGTCGCCCTCGTCTCGGCCCTCGACATCGCCCGCGATCCCCGCTGGGGCCGCACCGAGGAGTGCTACGGCGAGGACCCCCACCTCGCGGCCCGGCTGACGGAGGCGCTGGTCCGGGGCATGCAGGGCACGGGGGAGGTCTTCGCCGCCGACAAGGCCCCGGTCGTCCTCAAGCACTTCGCCGGGCAGGGAGCCACGGTCGGCGGCCGCAACTCCGCCGAGTCCGAGCTCGGGCTCCGTGAACTCCACGAGATCCACCTCCCCGCCGCCCGTGCCGGAATCCGCGCCGGGGCCGTCGCCGTCATGTCCGCGTACAACGAGGTCGACGGCGTGCCCTGCTCCGGCAACCGTGCCCTCCTCACCGGTCTCCTGCGGGACCGCTGGGGTTTCGAGGGCCTGGTCATGGCCGACGGCCTGGCCGTGGACCGGCTGGCCCGCCTCACCGGCGACCCGGTCTCGGCTGGCGCCCTCGCGCTCAACGCCGGTGTCGACCTGAGCCTCTGGGACGAGGGCTTCACACATCTGGAGGAGGCGGTCGAACGCGGACTGGTGCGCGAGGAGACCCTCGACACCGCCGTGGCCCGCGTCCTCCGCCTGAAGTTCCGTCTCGGGCTGTTCGAACAGCCCTACAGCACCGGCGAGTTGCCATCCGCCGAGCGGGGCAGGGACCTGAGCACCGCGCTCGCCCGCGCCGCGGTCACCCTCCTCCACAACGACGGCGGTGTCCTGCCCGTCCCGGCGACCGTCTCCCGTATCGCCGTCATCGGACCCCAATCCGCCACCGTTGTCCACCAGTTGGGCGACTACACGGCACCGCAGCGCCCCGGCGTCGGCAGCAGCGTCCTCGACGGTCTGCGCCGGCTCGCCCCGCCCGGCTTCGACGTCCGGCACGCCCGCGGCTGCGCGCTCACCGGCGACGACCTCTCCGGCATCCCCGAGGCGGTCGCCGAGGCCGCCGCCTGCGACCTGGCCGTGCTGGTGCTGGGCGGCAGCAGCGCCCGTACCCCCGACACGGAGTTCGACGCCAACGGGGCCGCGCGGACGGTCGTGTCGGAGATGACCTGCGGCGAGGGCGTCGACCTCGCCGGGCTGCGGCTGGGGGAGGCCCAGCACGCGCTGCTGGACGCGGTCACGGCCACCGGCACGCCCACCGCCGTCGTCCTCGTCCAGGGCCGACCGCACGCCGTCCCGGAGGCGGCGGACCGCGCCGCCGCGCTGCTCACCGCCTGGTATCCGGGCCCCTGGGGCGGCGACGCGGTCGCCGAGGTGCTCCTCGGGCTCACCGACCCCGCCGGCCGCCTCCCCGTCTCCATGCCGCGCTCGGCGGCCCAACTCCCCGTCTACTACAACCACAAGGACACCGAGTACGGACGTTACGTCGACGAGAGCGCCGAGCCGCTCTTCTCCTTCGGGCACGGGCTGTCGTACACGACCTTCGCGTACGGCGAGCCCCGCGTGGCCGGGCGGACCGTCGAGGTCGACGTCGTCAACACAGGGGAGCGGCACGGGCGTACCGTCGTCCAGCTGTACATCCGCCGGCTGCGCACCCCCACCTGGCCGCGCACCCTCGAACTGTGCGCGTTCGAGGGTGTCGCTCTCGCTCCCGGCCAGTGCCGTACGGTCGGCATGCGGCTCGCCGCCGACCTCGGCGCGGTCGAGATCCGGGTCGCCGCGTCGGCGCGCGAGGCGCAGACCGCCGTACCGCTGGTGTTCGATCAGAGCTTCACGGCCCCCGCCGACACCCCCTTGTAG
- a CDS encoding carbohydrate ABC transporter permease, whose product MTTAVEKPRRPLPRWRDYGRPRELVVRYLLLLLVLGLTVGPLVWQLLASLKSAGEDVFGANASLLPHHPTLRAYRQVFEQVPVATYIRNSVLVVVLSIASQLLFSTTAGYMLSKPGWKGRKAVWVVLVASMMFPFESIMVSLFLSIRDLGLVDNLVGVWLPGFVGAINVLLMRGAFLAVPREIEDSAMLDGAGEWQRFRYLYLPSAWGAILVVTVNTFISAWDDFLWPLIVLRSEDHMTLTLGLSRLQSSSFGYDQRVVMAGSVISVIPVLVLFVITQRWFYKGVSAGAVKL is encoded by the coding sequence ATGACGACCGCCGTGGAGAAGCCCCGGCGCCCGCTCCCGCGCTGGCGGGACTACGGCCGCCCCCGCGAACTGGTCGTCCGCTACCTGCTGTTGCTCCTCGTGCTCGGCCTCACCGTCGGCCCGCTGGTCTGGCAGCTGCTCGCCTCGCTGAAGAGCGCCGGCGAGGACGTCTTCGGGGCGAACGCCTCGCTGCTGCCGCACCATCCGACGCTCCGGGCCTACCGGCAGGTCTTCGAACAGGTGCCGGTGGCCACGTACATCAGGAACAGCGTGCTGGTGGTCGTCCTGTCGATCGCCAGCCAGCTGCTGTTCTCCACCACGGCCGGCTACATGCTCTCCAAGCCCGGCTGGAAGGGCCGCAAGGCGGTCTGGGTGGTGCTGGTCGCCTCCATGATGTTCCCCTTCGAGTCGATCATGGTGTCGCTGTTCCTGAGCATCCGCGACCTGGGCCTGGTCGACAACCTGGTCGGCGTCTGGCTGCCCGGGTTCGTCGGGGCCATCAACGTCCTGCTGATGCGCGGCGCGTTCCTGGCGGTGCCCCGCGAGATCGAGGACTCGGCGATGCTCGACGGGGCGGGCGAGTGGCAGCGCTTCCGGTACCTGTATCTGCCGTCCGCCTGGGGCGCGATCCTGGTGGTCACCGTCAACACGTTCATCAGCGCCTGGGACGACTTCCTCTGGCCGCTGATCGTGCTGCGCTCCGAGGACCACATGACGCTGACCCTGGGTCTCTCCCGGCTGCAGAGCTCGTCGTTCGGCTACGACCAGCGGGTGGTGATGGCCGGCTCGGTGATCTCCGTGATCCCGGTGCTGGTGCTGTTCGTCATCACGCAGCGGTGGTTCTACAAGGGGGTGTCGGCGGGGGCCGTGAAGCTCTGA
- a CDS encoding carbohydrate ABC transporter permease, with amino-acid sequence MATETANPVSVSGAPCTAAAPGPAPSRIRRLGRALLPGPAPGANGAALYRRWWLPWLWTAPAVACAVIFGVFPFFNTLLLSFTDAKPLGGAASFVGFDNYSRMLGDSDFWLATRNSVLYAVIVVPLMVLLPLLLAVLVEKNLPGIGFFRSAFYTPVLASSVVVGLSWQWLLADDGLINTWLEKAHLIKDAVPFLSDSWLILLSAMGLTLWKGLGWYMIFYLAALGNVPKELHEAASMDGAGAARRFWHITVPGVRQAMMLVGTLTGIGSLRVFTEIYMLGGSTGGPGGADRTLPFYIRDVGLDPLTGNAGYGSAVSVALFALTLGLTLLAQRVTKEDES; translated from the coding sequence GTGGCGACCGAGACCGCGAACCCGGTGTCCGTGTCCGGTGCGCCGTGCACAGCCGCGGCGCCGGGCCCGGCCCCGTCCCGCATACGACGCCTCGGCCGGGCCCTGCTGCCCGGCCCCGCTCCCGGCGCCAACGGAGCGGCGCTGTACCGCCGTTGGTGGCTGCCCTGGCTGTGGACCGCCCCCGCGGTCGCGTGCGCGGTGATCTTCGGGGTGTTCCCCTTCTTCAACACCCTCCTGCTGTCCTTCACCGACGCCAAGCCGCTCGGCGGGGCCGCGTCCTTCGTGGGCTTCGACAACTACAGCCGGATGCTGGGCGACTCCGACTTCTGGCTCGCCACCCGCAACAGCGTGCTGTACGCGGTGATCGTGGTCCCGCTGATGGTGCTGCTGCCGTTGCTGCTGGCCGTCCTGGTGGAGAAGAACCTGCCTGGCATCGGCTTCTTCCGCTCCGCCTTCTACACCCCCGTCCTCGCCTCCAGCGTGGTCGTGGGACTGAGCTGGCAGTGGCTGCTGGCCGACGACGGGCTGATCAACACCTGGCTGGAGAAGGCCCATCTGATCAAGGACGCCGTCCCCTTCCTGTCCGACTCCTGGCTGATCCTGCTGTCCGCGATGGGCCTGACGCTGTGGAAGGGGCTCGGCTGGTACATGATCTTCTACCTGGCCGCGCTCGGGAACGTGCCGAAGGAACTGCACGAGGCCGCGTCCATGGACGGCGCCGGCGCGGCCCGCCGCTTCTGGCACATCACCGTGCCGGGCGTGCGGCAGGCCATGATGCTGGTCGGCACGCTCACCGGCATCGGCTCGCTGCGGGTGTTCACCGAGATCTACATGCTGGGCGGCTCCACGGGCGGCCCCGGCGGCGCCGACCGCACCCTGCCCTTCTACATCCGGGACGTCGGCCTGGACCCGCTCACCGGGAACGCCGGGTACGGCTCGGCGGTCAGTGTGGCCCTGTTCGCGCTGACGCTGGGGCTGACCCTGCTGGCACAGCGCGTGACCAAGGAGGACGAGTCATGA
- a CDS encoding extracellular solute-binding protein — protein MHAGRLTGTVAGVIALALTAAGCGLSGSSGSGDATAGGCKVDKGNVGSGKLTGDVKGKITFQTTNLKKDFGDFFNGVIKDFEKAHPGASVKWIDDPGDNTFTQRTVADAQACTLPDVLNLNSETATALTKAGYLLNVGVKDPDASKPFVPAFWNSSTFKDASGMPLHTALPWYTGGILLTYNTDLLKKSGIDPDKPPTTLFGLFADYEKIAKTSDGTYYATMANPIWRIPADWDQMNVKILTDDGKTAVFGDDPRTTQWVAWMAKLYKEGAMPKDSLSSSNDPSTLYSQGKVAYGSTNPSFVRFVKQNSPSVYTKTGVGQQPFDQLGHTTAAPQYISVAATSKNASAALSFAEFLTNAENQTAWCKDPAVVIFPTTTTSLNDPFFQKVTGSDPFSAARKLVAEQLKTTTAYQTNLSPAVQNAIVAQVQLAMQGKKSPAQAVKDAQSKANELLKQAG, from the coding sequence ATGCATGCGGGAAGACTGACCGGAACCGTGGCGGGCGTCATCGCCCTGGCCCTGACCGCCGCCGGCTGCGGTCTGTCGGGCAGCTCCGGCAGCGGGGACGCCACGGCCGGCGGCTGCAAGGTCGACAAGGGCAACGTCGGCTCCGGGAAGCTCACCGGGGACGTCAAAGGGAAGATCACCTTCCAGACGACCAACCTCAAGAAAGACTTCGGCGACTTCTTCAACGGAGTGATCAAGGACTTCGAGAAGGCCCACCCCGGCGCCTCGGTCAAGTGGATCGACGACCCCGGCGACAACACCTTCACCCAGCGCACCGTCGCCGACGCCCAGGCCTGCACGCTGCCGGACGTGCTCAACCTCAACTCCGAGACGGCGACGGCTCTCACCAAGGCCGGCTACCTGCTCAACGTGGGCGTGAAGGACCCCGACGCCTCGAAGCCCTTCGTGCCGGCCTTCTGGAACTCCAGCACCTTCAAGGACGCTTCGGGCATGCCGCTGCACACCGCGCTCCCCTGGTACACCGGCGGCATCCTCCTGACGTACAACACCGACCTGCTGAAGAAGTCCGGGATCGACCCGGACAAGCCGCCGACGACCCTGTTCGGGCTGTTCGCCGACTACGAGAAGATCGCCAAGACGTCCGACGGCACGTACTACGCGACGATGGCCAACCCGATCTGGCGGATCCCGGCCGACTGGGACCAGATGAACGTCAAGATCCTGACCGACGACGGCAAGACGGCCGTCTTCGGCGACGACCCGAGGACCACGCAGTGGGTCGCCTGGATGGCGAAGCTGTACAAGGAGGGCGCGATGCCGAAGGACTCGCTGTCCTCCAGCAACGACCCCTCCACGCTCTACAGCCAGGGCAAGGTCGCCTACGGCTCGACCAACCCGAGTTTCGTGCGCTTCGTCAAGCAGAACAGCCCGTCGGTGTACACCAAGACCGGCGTCGGCCAGCAGCCCTTCGACCAGCTCGGCCACACCACCGCCGCCCCGCAGTACATCTCGGTCGCGGCGACCAGCAAGAACGCCTCCGCCGCCCTCTCGTTCGCCGAGTTCCTCACCAACGCCGAGAACCAGACGGCCTGGTGCAAGGACCCGGCCGTCGTCATCTTCCCGACGACCACGACCTCCCTGAACGACCCGTTCTTCCAGAAGGTCACCGGCAGCGACCCCTTCTCCGCGGCCCGCAAGCTCGTCGCCGAGCAGCTGAAGACCACCACCGCCTACCAGACCAACCTCTCCCCGGCCGTGCAGAACGCCATCGTGGCCCAGGTGCAACTGGCCATGCAGGGCAAGAAGAGCCCCGCACAGGCCGTCAAGGACGCCCAGTCGAAGGCGAACGAGCTGCTGAAGCAGGCAGGCTGA
- a CDS encoding peptidyl-prolyl cis-trans isomerase — protein MSGHAALVGGEAVSAGRVDALLAAVPARDRVVRTEALARAERQRRRWATQIVVADELARRACAERGLAPPVEVSPARVLAVSGTEVADLGSIVAVALAHSPAARALLAALEAEQQVPERAVRDYYDRNRDRFLTREALRLGVDPYGDVGPADVLPYPEVRDEVARELRRGVARQAFFDWLDRARAGVEYAAGHEHPGDPSHPDHEHRH, from the coding sequence ATGAGCGGGCATGCGGCGCTCGTGGGCGGGGAGGCGGTGTCGGCGGGGCGGGTGGACGCCTTGTTGGCGGCCGTTCCGGCGCGGGATCGGGTGGTACGGACGGAGGCGCTGGCGCGGGCCGAGCGGCAGCGCAGACGGTGGGCCACGCAGATCGTGGTCGCCGACGAGCTCGCCCGCCGGGCCTGCGCGGAGCGTGGGCTGGCGCCGCCGGTCGAGGTGTCCCCGGCGCGGGTGCTCGCGGTGTCCGGGACCGAGGTCGCCGACCTGGGCAGCATCGTGGCGGTCGCGCTCGCCCACTCCCCGGCCGCGCGCGCCCTGTTGGCGGCGCTGGAGGCGGAGCAGCAGGTCCCGGAGCGGGCCGTACGGGACTACTACGACCGCAATCGCGACCGGTTCCTGACCCGGGAGGCGCTGCGGCTCGGCGTCGACCCGTACGGCGACGTGGGGCCCGCCGACGTGCTGCCGTACCCGGAGGTCCGCGACGAGGTGGCGCGGGAGTTGCGGCGGGGGGTGGCCCGGCAGGCGTTCTTCGACTGGCTGGACCGCGCCCGGGCGGGCGTGGAGTACGCGGCGGGGCACGAGCACCCGGGCGACCCGTCCCACCCCGACCACGAGCACCGGCACTGA